One stretch of Variovorax sp. 54 DNA includes these proteins:
- a CDS encoding GFA family protein, with amino-acid sequence MADAFVPLEGGCTCRQVRYRLNAPPLFVHCCHCRWCQRETGSSFALNALIEPEHVQMLQGTVDRVLTPSASGRGQTYARCPTCHVALWSHYAGAGDAVSFIRVGTLDTPDRLPPDLHIFTMSKQPWVVLPAGAPAVHGYYDRKDYWPAESLARWRVLREKLRAG; translated from the coding sequence ATGGCCGACGCCTTCGTGCCGCTCGAAGGCGGCTGCACCTGCCGGCAGGTGCGCTACCGCCTGAACGCCCCGCCGCTCTTCGTGCACTGCTGCCACTGCCGCTGGTGCCAGCGCGAGACGGGCTCGTCCTTCGCGCTCAATGCGCTGATCGAACCGGAACACGTGCAGATGCTGCAGGGCACGGTCGATCGGGTGCTCACGCCTTCGGCCAGCGGACGCGGCCAGACGTACGCGCGCTGCCCCACTTGCCACGTCGCGCTGTGGAGCCACTACGCGGGCGCCGGTGACGCCGTGAGCTTCATCCGCGTGGGCACGCTCGACACGCCCGACCGGCTGCCACCGGACCTGCACATCTTCACGATGTCGAAGCAGCCGTGGGTGGTGCTGCCGGCCGGCGCGCCGGCTGTGCACGGGTACTACGACCGTAAAGACTACTGGCCCGCCGAGAGCCTCGCGCGCTGGCGCGTGCTGCGCGAGAAGCTGCGGGCCGGCTAG
- a CDS encoding ABC-type transport auxiliary lipoprotein family protein, which yields MRMKTTTHALASLGCVLLLAGCGMLPDKPARATLYDFGPGLSAAAPASTPTTARPALSLAEFESNARLDGTQILYRMGYADANELRPYGQSRWSLPPAQLLRQRLRDTLAERRTVLGPEESATLARTEGIVPDTLRISLDEFSHYFDAPASSTGLVRLRATLVRTATGGDRVMGQRTFTVRRPAASADAPGGVKALIAASDAAMAEVVQWVDQLQQQDPPQPRAAAPRR from the coding sequence ATGCGCATGAAGACAACCACCCACGCCCTCGCCAGCCTCGGCTGTGTGCTGCTGCTCGCCGGCTGCGGCATGCTGCCCGACAAGCCGGCGCGCGCCACGCTGTACGACTTCGGTCCCGGCCTGTCGGCCGCCGCACCTGCTTCCACGCCGACGACCGCACGGCCTGCACTGTCCCTCGCGGAGTTCGAGAGCAACGCGCGCCTGGACGGCACGCAGATCCTGTACCGCATGGGCTACGCCGACGCCAACGAGCTGCGCCCCTACGGCCAGTCGCGCTGGAGCCTGCCGCCCGCGCAGCTGCTGCGCCAGCGGCTGCGCGACACGCTGGCCGAACGCCGCACCGTGCTCGGCCCCGAAGAAAGCGCGACGCTCGCGCGCACCGAGGGCATCGTGCCCGACACGCTGCGCATTTCGCTCGACGAGTTCAGTCACTACTTCGACGCACCGGCCAGCAGCACGGGCCTGGTGCGCCTGCGCGCCACGCTGGTCCGCACCGCCACGGGCGGCGACCGCGTGATGGGCCAGCGGACCTTCACCGTGCGCCGCCCCGCCGCCAGCGCCGACGCGCCGGGCGGCGTGAAGGCGCTCATCGCGGCGAGCGACGCGGCCATGGCCGAAGTCGTGCAATGGGTCGACCAGCTGCAGCAGCAAGACCCGCCGCAGCCGCGTGCGGCGGCACCGCGCCGCTGA
- the tetR gene encoding tetracycline resistance transcriptional repressor TetR, whose translation MKLDSEVILGAALALLDEVGMDKLSTRLLAERLGVQQPALYWHFKNKRALLDAMNREILRRAHDRRLPLAGESWETFLRENARSFRRALLARRDGARLHAGSEPDPGDLEMVEAQLAAVVSRGLPATQAMALLIAMGRYTVGCVLEEQAAPPDAQVRQQALDAAAASRPLLAEAFASYRKAGPDAMFEVGVDLMLEGAKARLEADTKSGAKPRR comes from the coding sequence ATGAAACTGGACAGTGAAGTGATCCTCGGAGCCGCGCTCGCGCTGCTCGACGAGGTCGGCATGGACAAGCTCAGCACGCGGCTGCTGGCCGAGCGGCTCGGCGTGCAGCAGCCCGCGCTGTACTGGCATTTCAAGAACAAGCGCGCGCTGCTCGACGCGATGAACCGCGAGATCCTGCGCCGCGCGCACGACCGCCGGCTGCCGCTGGCGGGCGAGTCGTGGGAGACGTTCTTGCGCGAGAACGCGCGCAGCTTCCGGCGCGCACTGCTGGCGCGGCGCGACGGCGCACGCCTGCATGCCGGCTCCGAGCCCGATCCGGGCGACCTCGAGATGGTGGAGGCCCAACTGGCCGCCGTGGTCAGCCGGGGTTTGCCGGCGACGCAGGCGATGGCGCTGTTGATTGCGATGGGCCGCTACACCGTAGGCTGCGTGCTCGAGGAGCAGGCGGCGCCGCCCGATGCGCAAGTGCGGCAGCAGGCGCTCGATGCCGCTGCGGCCTCACGCCCGCTGCTGGCCGAGGCCTTCGCGAGTTACCGCAAGGCCGGTCCCGATGCGATGTTCGAGGTCGGCGTGGACCTCATGCTCGAAGGTGCGAAGGCGCGCCTGGAGGCTGACACCAAGAGCGGCGCCAAGCCGCGCCGCTGA
- the tet gene encoding Tet(A)/Tet(B)/Tet(C) family tetracycline efflux MFS transporter, whose product MINSDLSSPSAVAGGRHAQAVILAIVTLDAIGISLVMPIVPGLLREVGHTGDLGWRFGAFLSLYALMQFLCAPVLGALSDRFGRRPVLLVSVAGAAIDALFMAFAPSLWLLFVGRAIAGMTGANMAVASAAIADLTPEHQRARWFGRMGACFGLGFIAGPAIGGVLGDHGVRLPFVAAAVLNGITFLVGLLVLRESRPKALAAKPFDRGVLHPLAPLRWAAGVPALLPILGVFGVLVMVGEVAGTTWVLYGEDRFAWNATTVGLSLACFGLLHAVVQGFVAGPVVERWGERAAIAIGTLADCTAYALIAFATQGWMALALLPLLCMGGIGQPALQAMLSRRVGEAEQGRLQGVLASLSSLASVVGPLVISSVYFAFRARFPGIVWLAGAVLYLVCLPVMLGKRGRGSAERAHAAGEGHS is encoded by the coding sequence ATGATAAATTCTGATCTTTCTTCTCCGTCCGCCGTCGCGGGCGGACGCCATGCGCAGGCGGTGATCCTCGCGATCGTCACGCTCGACGCCATCGGCATCAGCCTTGTCATGCCGATCGTGCCGGGCCTGCTGCGCGAGGTCGGCCACACCGGCGACCTCGGCTGGCGCTTCGGCGCTTTCCTGTCGCTCTACGCGCTGATGCAGTTCCTGTGCGCGCCCGTGCTGGGTGCCCTGAGTGACCGCTTCGGGCGCCGCCCGGTGCTGCTGGTGTCGGTGGCGGGCGCGGCGATCGATGCGCTCTTCATGGCCTTCGCGCCCTCGCTGTGGCTGCTGTTCGTGGGCCGCGCGATCGCGGGCATGACCGGCGCCAACATGGCCGTGGCGTCGGCGGCCATCGCCGACCTCACGCCCGAGCACCAGCGCGCACGCTGGTTCGGCCGCATGGGGGCCTGCTTCGGTCTGGGCTTCATCGCCGGGCCGGCGATCGGCGGCGTGCTCGGCGACCACGGCGTGCGGCTGCCGTTCGTGGCCGCCGCGGTGCTCAACGGCATCACCTTCCTCGTCGGCCTGCTGGTGCTGCGCGAGTCGCGTCCGAAAGCACTCGCCGCCAAGCCCTTCGACCGCGGCGTGCTGCATCCGCTGGCGCCGCTGCGCTGGGCCGCGGGCGTTCCCGCGCTGCTGCCGATCCTGGGCGTGTTCGGGGTGCTCGTGATGGTGGGTGAGGTTGCTGGCACGACCTGGGTGCTCTACGGCGAGGACCGCTTCGCCTGGAACGCCACCACGGTCGGCCTGTCGCTCGCGTGCTTCGGCCTGCTGCATGCGGTGGTACAGGGCTTCGTGGCGGGCCCGGTGGTCGAGCGCTGGGGCGAGCGCGCGGCGATCGCCATCGGCACGCTCGCCGACTGCACGGCCTACGCGCTGATCGCCTTCGCCACGCAAGGCTGGATGGCGCTCGCGCTGTTGCCGCTGCTGTGCATGGGCGGCATCGGCCAGCCGGCGCTGCAGGCGATGCTCTCGCGGCGCGTGGGCGAGGCCGAGCAGGGGCGGCTGCAGGGCGTGCTCGCGAGCCTCTCCAGCCTGGCCTCGGTGGTCGGGCCGCTGGTGATCAGCTCGGTCTACTTCGCGTTCCGCGCGCGCTTTCCGGGCATCGTGTGGCTGGCCGGCGCCGTGCTCTATCTGGTGTGCCTGCCGGTGATGCTGGGGAAGAGGGGGCGCGGCAGCGCCGAAAGGGCGCACGCCGCCGGTGAAGGTCATTCCTGA
- a CDS encoding GMC family oxidoreductase, with protein MSDTTFDYIIIGAGTAGSLIANRLSADKTKRVLLIEAGRKDDYHWIHIPVGYLYCIGNPRTDWLYNTEPDAGLNGRTLRYPRGKTLGGCSSINGMIYMRGQSRDYDQWASLTGDEGWRWENVLPAFRKHEDFYLGADEMHGAGGEWRVEKQRLRWDILDAFADAAVQAGVPHTTDFNRGSNEGVGYFQVNQKNGWRWNTAKAFLRPTCYGRPNFELWTGAQVSRLLFETLPDGTKRCTGAQVWDGSEMTTAHAECEVILSAGAIGSPQILQLSGVGPAELLRQHGIDVAVDAPGVGANLQDHLQIRAVYKIEGAPTLNVLASSMVGKAKIGLEYLMKRSGPMSMAPSQLGAFTRSSPDREWPNIQYHVQPLSLDAFGEPLHSFPAFTASVCNLNPTSRGSVRIKSARFEDAPAIAPNYLSTEEDRKVAADSLRVTRRIAQQPALAKYKPQEWKPGVQYQTDEDLARLAGDIATTIFHPVGTTKMGADGDPMAVLDARLRVRGVHGLRVVDAGAMPTITSGNTNSPTLMMAEKAAGWILEDNRNR; from the coding sequence ATGAGCGACACCACCTTCGACTACATCATCATCGGCGCCGGCACCGCCGGCTCGCTCATCGCCAACCGCCTGAGCGCCGACAAAACCAAGCGCGTGCTGCTCATCGAGGCCGGCCGCAAGGACGATTACCACTGGATTCACATTCCGGTGGGCTACCTGTACTGCATCGGCAACCCGCGCACCGACTGGCTCTACAACACCGAGCCCGACGCGGGCCTCAACGGCCGCACGCTGCGCTATCCGCGCGGCAAGACGCTGGGTGGCTGCTCCAGCATCAACGGCATGATCTACATGCGCGGCCAGTCGCGCGACTACGACCAGTGGGCGTCTCTCACGGGCGACGAAGGCTGGCGCTGGGAGAACGTGCTGCCGGCGTTTCGCAAGCACGAAGACTTCTACCTCGGCGCCGACGAGATGCACGGCGCGGGCGGCGAGTGGCGCGTCGAGAAGCAGCGGCTGCGCTGGGACATCCTCGATGCGTTCGCCGATGCGGCCGTGCAGGCCGGCGTGCCGCACACCACCGACTTCAACCGCGGCAGCAACGAAGGCGTGGGCTACTTCCAGGTCAACCAGAAGAACGGCTGGCGCTGGAACACCGCCAAGGCCTTCCTGCGGCCCACCTGCTACGGCCGCCCCAACTTCGAGCTGTGGACCGGCGCGCAGGTGTCGCGCCTGCTGTTCGAGACGCTGCCCGACGGCACGAAACGCTGCACCGGCGCGCAGGTGTGGGACGGCTCCGAGATGACCACGGCGCACGCCGAGTGCGAAGTGATCCTGAGCGCGGGCGCCATCGGCTCGCCGCAGATCCTGCAGCTGTCGGGCGTCGGCCCGGCCGAGCTGCTGCGCCAGCACGGCATCGACGTGGCGGTCGATGCGCCCGGCGTCGGCGCCAACCTGCAAGACCATCTGCAGATCCGCGCGGTCTACAAGATCGAGGGCGCGCCCACGCTCAATGTGCTGGCGTCGTCGATGGTCGGCAAGGCGAAGATCGGCCTCGAGTATTTGATGAAACGCAGCGGCCCGATGAGCATGGCGCCGTCGCAGCTCGGCGCGTTCACGCGCAGCTCGCCCGATCGCGAGTGGCCCAACATCCAGTACCACGTGCAGCCGCTGTCGCTCGACGCCTTCGGCGAACCGCTGCACAGCTTTCCGGCCTTCACCGCGAGCGTGTGCAACCTGAACCCGACGAGTCGGGGCTCGGTGCGCATCAAGAGCGCGCGTTTCGAAGACGCCCCCGCCATCGCGCCCAACTACCTGAGCACCGAGGAAGACCGCAAGGTGGCGGCCGATTCGCTGCGCGTGACGCGCCGCATCGCGCAGCAGCCCGCGCTCGCGAAGTACAAGCCACAAGAGTGGAAGCCCGGCGTGCAGTACCAGACCGACGAAGACCTCGCGCGGCTGGCCGGCGACATCGCCACCACCATCTTCCATCCGGTCGGCACCACCAAGATGGGCGCCGACGGCGACCCGATGGCGGTGCTCGATGCGCGCCTGCGCGTGCGCGGCGTGCACGGCCTGCGTGTGGTCGATGCGGGCGCAATGCCCACCATCACGAGCGGCAACACCAACAGCCCGACGCTGATGATGGCGGAGAAGGCGGCGGGCTGGATTCTGGAAGACAACCGCAACCGCTGA
- a CDS encoding MlaE family ABC transporter permease, whose product MVSTPSSADLPATDDASAPPRARTQDADGRSWAVASGCWTTLAMSSRPAWDALAKDLAALPPADDRAWDLRPIGQLDHIGAQLLWDHWGHAWPATLELAPQHQAVLDHVAKFTVATPDEPPKSLSDRLRELAHHGPRAMVVTRDFVGLIGQLALDLCTLARAPHRAPWRDFSGHLYQFGATALHITALVGLLIGVVLAYLISQQLRNYGAEAFVVNILGLSLIRELGPVLAAVLIAGRSGSAITAQIGVMRVTEELDAMRVMGIPHGFRLVMPRVLALAIAMPLISLWTSMAALAGGMLAADAALGISPSYFLSALPRAVPIANLWLALAKSAVFGVLIALIGCYFGMKVKPNTESLGRGTTSSVVTSITAVILVDALFAVLFKGIGFRG is encoded by the coding sequence ATGGTTTCCACCCCGTCGTCTGCCGACCTGCCTGCCACCGACGACGCCTCTGCGCCGCCGCGCGCGCGCACGCAGGACGCGGACGGTCGCAGCTGGGCCGTGGCCAGCGGCTGCTGGACCACGCTGGCGATGTCCTCGCGGCCGGCCTGGGACGCATTGGCGAAAGACCTCGCGGCCCTGCCGCCTGCGGACGATCGCGCGTGGGACCTGCGCCCCATCGGCCAGCTCGACCACATCGGCGCGCAGCTGCTGTGGGACCACTGGGGCCACGCCTGGCCGGCCACGCTCGAGCTGGCGCCGCAGCACCAGGCGGTGCTCGACCATGTGGCGAAGTTCACGGTGGCCACCCCCGACGAGCCGCCCAAATCGCTGAGCGACCGGTTGCGCGAACTCGCGCACCACGGCCCGCGCGCGATGGTGGTGACGCGCGACTTCGTCGGCCTCATCGGCCAGCTCGCGCTCGACCTGTGCACGCTGGCGCGCGCGCCGCACCGCGCGCCGTGGCGCGACTTCTCGGGCCACCTCTACCAGTTCGGCGCCACGGCGCTGCACATCACGGCGCTGGTCGGCTTGCTGATCGGCGTGGTGCTGGCGTACCTGATCTCCCAGCAGCTGCGCAACTACGGCGCCGAGGCCTTCGTGGTGAACATCCTCGGGCTGTCGCTGATCCGCGAGCTCGGGCCGGTGCTGGCCGCCGTGCTGATCGCGGGCCGCTCGGGTTCGGCGATCACGGCGCAGATCGGCGTGATGCGCGTCACCGAAGAGCTCGACGCCATGCGCGTCATGGGCATCCCGCACGGCTTCCGTCTCGTGATGCCGCGCGTGCTGGCGCTGGCCATCGCGATGCCGCTGATCAGCCTGTGGACGTCGATGGCGGCGCTGGCCGGCGGCATGCTCGCGGCCGACGCTGCGCTCGGCATTTCGCCGTCGTATTTCCTGTCGGCCCTGCCGCGCGCGGTGCCCATCGCCAACCTCTGGCTGGCGCTGGCCAAGTCGGCGGTGTTCGGCGTGCTGATCGCGCTGATCGGCTGCTACTTCGGCATGAAGGTCAAGCCCAACACCGAGAGCCTGGGGCGCGGCACCACGTCGTCGGTCGTGACCTCGATCACCGCGGTGATCCTGGTCGATGCGCTGTTTGCGGTGCTCTTCAAGGGCATAGGATTCCGCGGATGA
- a CDS encoding type II toxin-antitoxin system RelE/ParE family toxin encodes MSVAVVFSAQAEADLDRLTDFLAETDVSLAQETAEIIFEAVLILERHPAIGRRSAGGLRELVISRGRSGYIALYRERPTEQRIDILAIRHQREAGYGGTREP; translated from the coding sequence GTGAGCGTCGCCGTCGTCTTTTCGGCGCAGGCCGAGGCCGACCTCGATCGATTGACCGATTTCCTGGCCGAGACTGATGTCTCGCTGGCACAGGAAACGGCTGAGATCATCTTCGAGGCGGTGCTGATCCTTGAGCGTCATCCCGCCATCGGGCGACGCAGCGCCGGGGGGCTGCGCGAGCTGGTGATTTCGCGCGGACGCTCGGGCTACATCGCGCTGTACCGCGAGCGCCCCACAGAACAACGCATCGACATCCTTGCGATTCGCCATCAACGCGAAGCAGGCTACGGAGGAACCCGGGAACCATGA
- a CDS encoding MlaD family protein produces MENKAHALAAGAFVLGLIAALVALVVWFTRDNTVRNVYELSTRDAVSGLQPQAQVRYRGISVGKVTSIDFDPKTRGNVRVRITVDERVPLTTSSFATLSYQGVTGLAFIALDDEGESTVALKPNNDSPPRIPLKPSMLAKLQDRGEEIIDQVEEVTKRANALLADANQKRVADALENIAAASASANALIKQLDNTVKTGLNPTLAAMPETLSTVKKAAGDVSRVANNFNSTVGKLNAPDGPVERLGEGTKALAQAVDSFNAATLPRVNRVADDTAHAVRRLGRAADSINDNPQSLLFGNGGTTAGPGEPGFVAPAARH; encoded by the coding sequence ATGGAAAACAAGGCCCACGCCCTCGCCGCCGGCGCCTTCGTGCTCGGCCTGATCGCCGCGCTCGTCGCGCTGGTGGTCTGGTTCACGCGCGACAACACCGTGCGCAACGTGTACGAACTCTCCACCCGCGACGCCGTGAGCGGCCTGCAGCCGCAGGCCCAGGTGCGCTACCGCGGCATCTCGGTCGGCAAGGTGACCTCGATCGACTTCGACCCCAAGACCCGTGGCAACGTGCGCGTGCGCATCACGGTCGACGAGCGCGTGCCGCTCACCACCTCCAGCTTTGCCACGCTGAGCTACCAGGGCGTGACCGGCCTGGCCTTCATCGCGCTGGACGACGAAGGCGAATCGACCGTCGCGCTCAAGCCGAACAACGACAGCCCGCCGCGCATTCCACTCAAGCCCTCGATGCTCGCGAAGCTGCAGGACCGCGGCGAGGAAATCATCGACCAGGTGGAAGAAGTGACCAAGCGCGCCAACGCGCTCTTGGCCGACGCCAACCAGAAGCGCGTGGCCGACGCGCTGGAGAACATCGCGGCCGCCTCGGCCAGCGCCAACGCGCTGATCAAGCAGCTCGACAACACCGTGAAGACCGGCCTGAACCCGACGCTGGCCGCCATGCCCGAGACGCTGTCGACGGTGAAGAAGGCGGCCGGCGACGTCTCGCGCGTGGCCAACAACTTCAATTCCACCGTGGGCAAGCTCAACGCGCCCGACGGCCCGGTCGAACGCCTGGGCGAAGGCACCAAGGCGCTGGCGCAGGCGGTCGATTCGTTCAACGCCGCCACCCTGCCGCGCGTGAACCGCGTGGCCGACGACACCGCGCATGCGGTGCGCCGCCTGGGCCGCGCCGCCGACAGCATCAACGACAACCCGCAATCGCTGCTGTTCGGCAACGGCGGCACGACCGCGGGCCCGGGCGAGCCCGGCTTCGTTGCGCCCGCCGCACGCCACTGA
- a CDS encoding ABC transporter ATP-binding protein — protein sequence MNAATTSPPGTVVDIRKLWTVFKSPDGEQVVHRDLDLHLERGEVLSLVGGSGTGKTVLLRQILGLQKPTKGAVEVLGRAPGELSAAGAANVGMLFQHGALFSAFSVLENIAFPLRELKLLPDELIRHAALVKLQMVGLEPQHADKSPSDLSGGMIKRVALARALIMDPPLLLLDEPTAGLDPEASDSFCDLLRGLHRELGLTVVMVTHDLDTLFDLSTRIAVLADQKVIVSGTAREVIAYPHPFIHEYFLGGRGQRALEALHDKPAAGKEEPSAPRPEAARAEEER from the coding sequence ATGAACGCTGCCACGACTTCCCCGCCCGGCACCGTCGTCGACATCCGCAAGCTCTGGACCGTGTTCAAGAGCCCGGACGGCGAGCAGGTGGTGCACCGCGACCTCGACCTGCACCTCGAACGCGGCGAGGTGCTGTCGCTGGTCGGCGGCTCGGGCACCGGCAAGACGGTGCTGCTGCGGCAGATTCTCGGACTGCAGAAACCCACGAAGGGCGCGGTCGAGGTGCTGGGCCGGGCGCCGGGTGAACTCAGCGCGGCCGGCGCGGCCAACGTGGGCATGCTGTTCCAGCACGGCGCGCTGTTCTCGGCCTTCAGCGTGCTGGAGAACATCGCCTTTCCGCTGCGCGAACTCAAGCTGCTGCCCGACGAGCTGATTCGCCATGCCGCGCTCGTGAAGCTGCAGATGGTGGGGCTGGAACCGCAGCATGCGGACAAGAGCCCGTCGGACCTGTCGGGCGGCATGATCAAGCGCGTGGCGCTGGCGCGCGCGCTCATCATGGACCCGCCGCTGCTGCTGCTCGACGAGCCCACGGCCGGCCTCGACCCCGAAGCCTCCGACAGTTTCTGCGACCTGCTGCGCGGCCTGCACCGCGAGCTGGGCCTGACGGTCGTGATGGTCACGCACGACCTGGACACCCTGTTCGACCTGAGCACCCGCATCGCGGTGCTGGCCGACCAGAAGGTGATCGTGAGCGGCACGGCGCGCGAAGTCATCGCCTATCCGCATCCGTTCATCCACGAATACTTTCTCGGCGGGCGCGGCCAGCGCGCCCTGGAGGCGCTGCACGACAAGCCCGCCGCCGGCAAAGAAGAACCCTCCGCGCCGCGGCCCGAGGCCGCGCGCGCTGAAGAAGAAAGGTAG
- a CDS encoding LysR family transcriptional regulator, translating to MTASSMDLQILRAFVLAAREGNVSRAAEKLHLTQPAVSLQLKRLAEETGLVLFTRTPHGLALTADGAALLPQAERVLAAVGDLQQAARNLQVTVRGALRIGTILDPEFTRLGVFLRELVEAAPQIETELRHGMSGSVLAQVLRGELDVGFHLDPDDEPDTAAPAPLAVRTLTRFSYRVVAPAGWGPQVLGRDWKALAALPWLATPPESAHHRLLERVFGPLGLAPRRVALVDQEASMLDLLKSGVGLSLVRDSIAIRESQAHGLVLADRVRLDCALRFVSLAARRDEPVIASAWNALARAWT from the coding sequence ATGACTGCGTCATCGATGGACCTCCAGATTCTGCGCGCCTTCGTTCTGGCGGCACGCGAAGGCAACGTCTCGCGCGCCGCCGAAAAGCTGCACCTCACGCAGCCCGCGGTGAGCCTGCAGCTCAAGCGTCTGGCCGAAGAGACCGGGCTGGTGCTGTTCACCCGCACGCCGCACGGGCTGGCGCTCACGGCCGACGGCGCGGCCCTGCTGCCGCAGGCCGAGCGCGTGCTGGCAGCCGTGGGCGATCTGCAGCAGGCCGCGCGCAACCTGCAGGTCACGGTGCGCGGGGCGCTGCGCATCGGCACCATCCTCGACCCGGAGTTCACGCGGCTCGGCGTGTTCCTGCGCGAACTGGTCGAGGCCGCGCCGCAGATCGAGACCGAGCTGCGCCACGGCATGAGCGGCAGCGTGCTGGCGCAGGTGCTGCGCGGCGAGCTCGACGTGGGCTTTCACCTCGACCCCGACGATGAACCCGATACGGCCGCGCCGGCACCGCTGGCGGTGCGCACGCTCACGCGTTTCAGCTACCGCGTGGTCGCGCCGGCCGGCTGGGGCCCGCAGGTGCTCGGGCGCGACTGGAAGGCGCTGGCCGCCCTGCCCTGGCTCGCCACGCCGCCCGAGTCGGCGCACCACCGTTTGCTCGAGCGCGTGTTCGGTCCGCTGGGTCTGGCGCCCCGGCGCGTGGCGCTGGTCGACCAGGAGGCCTCGATGCTCGACCTGCTGAAATCGGGCGTGGGCCTGAGCCTGGTGCGCGACTCGATCGCGATCCGCGAAAGCCAGGCCCACGGCCTCGTGCTGGCCGACCGCGTGCGGCTCGATTGCGCGCTGCGTTTCGTCTCGCTGGCCGCGCGCCGCGACGAGCCCGTGATCGCCAGCGCATGGAACGCGCTGGCCCGCGCCTGGACCTGA
- a CDS encoding CoA-acylating methylmalonate-semialdehyde dehydrogenase, translated as MSISTRNIDHHIAGTAVANTSGRTQDVTNPATGAVTGKVGLADAAQVGAAVAAAQAAFPAWADTPPIRRARVMFKFLELLNQHKDELAHLITAEHGKVFTDAQGEVSRGIDIVEFACGIPQLLKGDFTDQVSTGIDNWTLRQPLGVVAGITPFNFPVMVPMWMFPVAIAAGNTFVLKPSPTDPSASLFMAELLKQAGLPDGVFNVVQGDKVAVDALLEHPDVKAISFVGSTPIANYIYETGAHHGKRVQALGGAKNHMVVMPDADIDQAVDALIGAGYGSAGERCMAISVAVLVGDVADRLLPKLIERTKTLKVLNGTNLAAEMGPIVTRAAHERITGYIDLGEKEGATLLVDGRSFDGNKAGEGCGDGFWMGGTLFDHVTPEMRIYKEEIFGPVLGCLRVATFKEAVDLINAHEFGNGVSCFTRDGNVAREFGRRIQVGMVGINVPIPVPMAWHGFGGWKKSLFGDMHAYGEEGVRFYTKQKSIMQRWPESIGKGAEFVMPTAK; from the coding sequence ATGTCCATCAGCACCCGAAATATCGACCACCACATCGCCGGCACCGCCGTCGCCAACACCTCCGGCCGCACGCAGGACGTGACCAACCCCGCCACCGGCGCCGTCACCGGCAAGGTCGGCCTGGCCGACGCCGCGCAGGTGGGGGCCGCCGTGGCCGCCGCCCAAGCCGCGTTCCCGGCCTGGGCCGACACGCCGCCGATTCGCCGGGCGCGCGTGATGTTCAAGTTTCTGGAGCTGCTCAACCAGCACAAGGACGAACTCGCCCACCTCATCACCGCCGAGCACGGCAAGGTCTTCACCGACGCGCAAGGCGAAGTGAGCCGCGGCATCGACATCGTCGAGTTCGCCTGCGGCATCCCGCAGCTGCTCAAGGGCGACTTCACCGACCAGGTGAGCACCGGCATCGACAACTGGACGCTGCGCCAGCCACTCGGCGTGGTCGCGGGCATCACGCCCTTCAACTTCCCGGTGATGGTGCCGATGTGGATGTTCCCGGTGGCCATTGCCGCGGGCAACACCTTCGTGCTCAAGCCCAGCCCGACCGACCCGAGCGCGTCGCTCTTCATGGCCGAGCTGCTCAAGCAGGCCGGCCTGCCCGACGGCGTGTTCAACGTGGTGCAGGGCGACAAGGTCGCGGTCGATGCGCTGCTGGAGCACCCCGACGTCAAGGCGATCAGCTTCGTGGGCTCCACGCCCATTGCCAACTACATCTACGAAACCGGCGCCCATCACGGCAAGCGCGTGCAGGCCCTGGGCGGCGCGAAGAACCACATGGTCGTCATGCCCGACGCCGACATCGACCAGGCCGTCGACGCCCTCATCGGCGCCGGCTACGGCTCGGCCGGCGAGCGCTGCATGGCGATCAGCGTTGCGGTGCTGGTGGGCGACGTGGCCGACCGGCTGCTGCCCAAGCTCATCGAGCGCACGAAGACGCTCAAGGTGCTCAACGGCACCAACCTCGCGGCCGAGATGGGCCCGATCGTCACGCGCGCCGCGCACGAGCGCATCACCGGCTACATCGACCTGGGCGAGAAGGAAGGCGCGACGCTGCTGGTCGACGGCCGCAGCTTCGACGGCAACAAGGCCGGCGAAGGCTGCGGTGACGGCTTCTGGATGGGCGGCACGCTGTTCGACCACGTCACGCCCGAGATGCGCATCTACAAGGAAGAAATCTTCGGCCCCGTGCTGGGCTGCCTGCGCGTCGCGACCTTCAAGGAGGCGGTGGACCTCATCAACGCGCACGAGTTCGGCAACGGCGTGAGCTGCTTCACGCGCGACGGCAACGTGGCCCGCGAGTTCGGCCGCCGCATCCAGGTCGGCATGGTCGGCATCAACGTGCCGATTCCGGTGCCGATGGCGTGGCACGGCTTCGGCGGCTGGAAGAAGAGCCTGTTCGGCGACATGCACGCGTACGGCGAAGAGGGCGTGCGCTTCTATACGAAGCAGAAGTCGATCATGCAGCGCTGGCCTGAGAGCATCGGCAAGGGCGCCGAGTTCGTGATGCCGACGGCGAAATAA